Within Quercus lobata isolate SW786 chromosome 5, ValleyOak3.0 Primary Assembly, whole genome shotgun sequence, the genomic segment gcaagatattttagagagaaaagtcTAGATTCAATGTATCTTTGAATTGTATTATTAATTCACACACTAATAAGATTACAAGTAATGAGATATTTATACATGAGAATTTCCCTAACTAACTCAGCTAGAAATGCTCTTGGAATAACAGAATTTCTAATCACTAATCATCACATGACACGTGGCATTTCAACCATACCAGAATTGACACTAATCATCCCTTACTAAACTACATGTCGTGTGACTAAATTTCCTTAGACCAGCTGCAGGTCGTGTGCTCTAACAGCTGATTTCACATTTTTTGTACACATCCCATTTTCACATTTGATAATAAAGACATCACCTTTTCGTCTTTTAAAATGTGTACATCACGCATGCAATTGTGGATATTGTGCGTGCGGATATTTGAAAAAACAACGTGAAtaaatttttaccatttttatataaaaatgataataaaattaataaataatacttTAAAAGGTTTCACTTTGCTATCGGTAAAGTATGTGTTGTATTATGATTTACTAATTGCATATTCACATGATGTGCAACAAAAAttgacgatttttttttttttgttaggtgaaaaactgaaaatattggaCGATGAGCATTAGTCTCAAATCATTCTTAAAATGATGTGACCATTTTTTAACAGAGtatagttaatataatatattagattttctaaatttagctatttatatttattatatgaaagtgttttaaaatttttaagtttttttttttttttttttttttcatggaaataaaataatatattttacattcaataattatatatataaggtgagatattttgtaaataattgaTTGAAGTGGACTGAAATAGATTGAATGTAATGAACTAGAATGAATAGgggattgaagaagaaaagtgaagtacaaaaaagaagaaaaaaattgtcttaaatggacaatcaaatacaaaactAGCTACTACCTTCAAAATGGACAATGAAGCACAAAGCTTGGCCTTTAATCGTTTTGATGCATTCTGTGGGGACAATTTTTGCCCAGACCAAGTGTTGCACTTGAAATCATTTTTGGCTTggagagtcccacattggaaggaAAGCCTCTCTTTTCATGCCATATAAGGGATGACCAATGGTGATAGAGTACCACTAGTTTGGTACTCATTTTTGGCTTGTAGAGTACCACTAGTTTGGTATCAAACTAGTGGTACTCTATCACCATTGGTTATCCCTTATATGACATGAAGAGGGAGGCTTTtcttccaatgtgggactctccAAGCCAAAAATGACTACAAGTGCAACACTTGGTCTAGGCAAAAATTGTCCCCACACTATTAATTAGGAAGACTTGGTTCCCTCGAAGTAATTAACAAAATCAATTGGGTTAATTGGGTTTCTAACACATTCACATACATTACAtatttaaatatgtaatttctTCTACTAATTACTAAACGGTATGATGTTTCAAAACTCagattttgataaataaataataaataaaaaaaaccattttagtTAAGATGAAGAGGTTGCCATTTCATATCTAAACTTCatcttaacaaattttatttgatgcCTTTAAAATGGACGTTACTAAAACTGTTTTTGAGGATGTCAATTTCGCTTTTAAATATTCAATCgctttaaaaaaatctataaaaaaagtaatatagtATGTTTTTAATCCCTTTTTGGGatacttaaataataataaaaaaagcataAGAGTATAATATGATCTTACTACATCTTTTCACCCAAAATGAAagatcctaaaaaaaaatttcttaatttgtAAGGGCTTATTTGCATGTCTtaccaaaatttaataattaaaaaaaaaaaaaaaaaaggaagaagatccTATAATAGCCACACCAAGGGCAGAGCTAGAAATTTTGGTTTGGGGGGGCCAAGTTGTGATGTTAATATATTAGTTAAAACAAACCtctacacacatacacacatataaattaatttactaagagaatttatcatcttctaaattttaatgagtatacaaaagtcatgtatttcttctattagacatatacaaaattttttcattttttacatagtttaatttgttaaacctcttaaattatatgatttcaatataatttctctttcttttaagagCACCATTGAAATGACTCAAAATTTGGAGAGGccaacttcaatttttacatgcTACAtcttttaaaatgtaaataatataaatactataaaataattttttaaaatttggcccCCCAACCCTTGTGTGTGGTTCTGCCACTGAGCCACACAACAAAAACCTAGGTTGGTCAAATTTGCCAAATAGCAAAATTTTAGGTAAAAAGCTTTATAGcaaaattatttagttatatagcACATTTTGGCATATAAAGTAGTGGAGCTTATATTAATTGGAATTCGAGTATACCAAACTTGAGTTTGAGTTGAAACTCAAGTTTgtcaaactcaagtttcaaaaaatgtgttatataaaataattttgtccaaGTGCTTCTTTCCTAAAACTTTGCTAAAACTGTGTTATTTGGCAAATTTGGCCTAGCTTATAGGCTTATAGCATCCTTGTGAAATATAATATACTCAGCTTTCTAAAAATAACAAGATTGACTGTGTTGTTTATCATCAACACACCAGACAAGTCTTTGATTGGGATGCTTCGATTTGCTACCCAAACAACAGTCGTAACCGGGATATTCTTGTACCATATTCCCAAGTAACGGTTGGTGGAATTACCTGGACTGAAGAAACCCAATTCAAAGCTTCCACCTGCAGAAACCAATGTCCTGCCCTCATTGACTGtctgggattgagtaatgctatcTGTTGCATTGGTGCAAGAAGAGAATAGAGGAAGTAAAATGGTAccctgaaacataaaaaaattcatctcCATTGCTCTCTCTTATCTTTGATGTTATTGATGTTAAGTTAAACTTAGCCAATCCAGACTCATGATTAGCAATTGGAATGAGTTCAGTATACTATGAATCACTTTGATGCTGACAAAAAAGGCTTGTAGTAGTCCATGAGAATTCTACATTTTGTGAATAAGTTAATAGTATTTCATGTATCAATAGATTCAAGTCCAGATGTACCgtgttttatttatgttgttGAACTTGGTCTCTACTTTCTACCAAATGGCGTAGGATTAGAAAAATGgtgaaagagaaatgaaaatcaaaatatgctacttgttaaaattattattatgtggTTGTCTTTCTTAGTTGACAAGAAATTAAAagcattttcttttgaaatagtGAAAGAGATGTGCCTTATCTCACATATTAATGTGACTCAGAAATTTGTCTTTTGTTCCTTTCCAGAAAAAGAATTTCTAATCTTTTCATTTTACCTCTTGGGTAGGCggaaaatttgacttttttataCAGGTTAGGCCTGCATGGCAAGAGTTAAAAGGAAGGTAACAAAGCTAATTGGACAAAATTTATGCGCAAAGACCTCATCTCAGTCTCAACGCTTGTGAGGCTGTTTTAACATAAGTGTCATTATGGGACCACAACGTTTTTCACCGCAACTTTATCATCATTTTGATGTGATAGATTGTGGGCGGTTGTTTATTACTTTTACATAAcctaatcattttcttttttctaccaCTCATAATTAGTCATATCACAATTATGGCAAAGTTGTGGTAAAAAGATTTGTGGTCTCAGATTTTCTCTTTAACAAAAACTTGAGAGAGTTTATTGAACATACTGGTTGGCATTTTCATCATTTCATCATCATGAGTTTGATAGAACATTATGTTATAcatagaggagagagagagtaatttaAGTATAGAAGAGATTAGTTTTGAAACACCATGAAGCATGAACACTGACAATGACATGAACACAATATGACAAGACATGATAACACcacaattcttgaaaaattagagGATATGATACTACAATTaattaaatgtatttttaggtatattttatttacttatagGCATATTTTTGCTGAATACTTATAGGCATATTTTAGTTTATACTCTTTTTAGACTTTAGTGACTTCCTTGTGTTCAATACCCACAGAAAATGGGAATAATTACAAGACCAAGCAAAATGGGTCATTTTCTTCGTTGACATTTATAAAAGTGCAAATTACaccactaaaattatattttgtttggatACAGTTGATACAAATGAGCTTTATAAAGTAGTGATGAATGTTAAATGCTTTGAAGTAGACATCTTTGTTGACACTTTTGATCATTTGGTTAATGGTGAAAAGGCAGGGAGGGCTTTTATGGCTAAAAAAGATAGGTTGAGAAATCTTTGGTCGGagaaatttttcaacaaaaccttCTAACTTGAAGTTATTGGATATGTTTTGTGAAACATGTTAGTGGTATTATGATAGTCTTTGGGTTATTAATTATAGAACAATCCCATATTTTGAAAGATTATGTATTAACGTTAGCTATATTGTCGTAGTCtttgggttttgttattttaaatgTCCTTATGGATGGTTATGCAACACTGATAGACATGGTTTGGGATGGTTATGaaacaatattatatttggATGAtggtaatattaataatatatgttaattggcctttttttttttggttatgaatGATGTTTCTTATTCAATATATGTATTATAGCAGATTCCTTCAATGTATATTCCTTGATGAAATATATCTATGTTATATGGGTGAttctttatcaatttattttttggtatgaTGGAGGCTTTTTTCGTTATTTAGATTATATATTTACAGGTGCCTTAAATATATTCCTTGAAGAAATATATCCATGTTATGGATGGTTTATCTTTATTCAATACTAGTTATAGGCCTgtgcgttgcacggttttatgaaaaaacttataaataaatgtataaataattatatattttaatagattcaataaagataaaagaaaaaattatcaagtgtaaataattatctcactaaaataaggggtaagatttcttcctaaaactaaattaaattgataattccaaattaaattttaaattgataattatttaaaaaaatgtactaaatagttgataaatctaaaattaatattgttaaccAAACTAGTGGTACTCTTCAACCATTGGTTCATGCCTTATATGGCATGAAGAGGGAAGCTTtccttccaatgtgggacaagggAATTCAATCCAAAGGCAAGGCtaggcaatcaagccaaaaatgCCAAAACCAAAGGCAAGAATTTTTAAGCTCTTACAaatataatcttgataatattataaattaaaattaaagttgataattcaagaatacacgagtagaacatcttgataatttgatgtaacataaaaatcaaataagaaaattgttaaaattaatctattaattctaaccatatttaatcattaattgtaagaccctaaccctaagcatataaattagatcaaagctaagaaaattagtttaaacaaaaggcaaccaatacacaaaacctaatcaatttaataaaaacaaaatacaaaaacaaaaaaggagcctttagaaacttgacaatgttttcaaatgttttgaattcattaattaaaatcacatgaagacagaaaaccaataataacactaaagaaaataaacaaaatgaaaataataataataaaagaagaaagaatatataCCTGTATTGTCATGGGATTTAGGTATTCACATATTGAAATAAGCTTCACTCCAAAAAGGATATatagggttatatatattggtatagttccatttgaaatataattcatttaaatcttattgaaattaaagatatctaatcaatgtgtttgtttttatcccataaaaattggaattaaaaaaaggtcatatgaatagaaagaaaaaaaaaaaagttgattgagagaaagagaacgtgGTTGATAGCTATAAGagattttgatatatatatatatatatatatatatgtaatataatatatatatatatatatatatacacgtagaaattatcaaattattggagatatatactgtttcttgggatagatttatattaatcacattttgaagaatttggattgtgcttatctcttaataatcaagttttatagcttgatattctgataaaataatattaatttaataatattaaaattttgaaaatttagataataaatattatctaaattaaatttttgtatgttaaatgtTATTccctaatttaagaaatatatcttaacaaataaaaataataatgttaatctaattttatttaatgataagaatgaattagagtcctagtagtatactattcatttttagttttttaaaaaactaaaaatttaataaaatttctgtaATTTGGTGAAACCACGTGGCATAATCACAACGTCTAAGCCCTACTTTTATTTAAGTATGATGAAAGACAAcctgcaaaaatgaaaaatgacaaatttaacaaaaagaaaaatgttatcccttaatttaagaaatatatcctaacaaataaaaaaataatgttaatctaattttacttaatgataaaaatgaattagagttCTGATAGTATACTATttcttttagttctttaaaaatctaaaaatttaataaaatttctgcaatttagtGAAGCCACAAGGTGCAACCACGGCGTCTAAACcgaacttttattatatataatataatatgatatgatatgtaCTTTTTggaatttaataaaagaaagttttaattttttaataattttttttcattttacattgtgccaaacactagaaaatattttttcataactttttcATGTACACAATCaaacataaaatgaaaatgttttcctgataatattttacattttaccttttcaaatattttagttaaaacAAACGGAGCGTAAATTGCAATGTGCATTTTTGCTAAGTttcaattattcaattaatCTGAAAAACGTGGAAGTGGATAACTACTAAAGAAGATATGCTTAGCTGAAGAAGATATGGTATAGTTTTAATTATTCTATTgaataattaaagaaatttttggctggaataaataaagaaaactaGTCTCACAGACCTTTTTCTATTTCCTGTTAATATCAtaccattttataatatttgtattCATTCCAGCCAGGCATATCTTTCTTTAGTGGTAATCCACTTCCAGGTTTTCCGGATTCCatatttctcttttctatttccTGTTAATATCATAccattttatatttgtattCATTCCAGCCAGGCATATCTTTCTTTAGTGGTAATCCACTTCCAGGATTAAAACTACACCAGAGACATTGTCGAGACAGTGAGGGAAAAGACAAATGTAGCGACAAGATATACTTATTTTATATAGTCTTCATTACCAGCTCAATTATGGGAGgttggaaataaaaaatgatgtatTCAACTAGctatttagtatttatatgTAATGGCACTCTTTCCCATTCAGCTATATATTCCAAGCTACTTTTGCTTTCTAGCAATGGAGTCCTTGTCTTCCAAAATGAACCAAGGTCAAAAGAGCaatgagaaagaagagaatATGTCTGAAACAAAAAGCCCTAACATATACACAGAGATCATGTCAACCATCCCAGGAAGAAAGGGTTGTTGGCCGGCAGATCTCTACCAGTATGAAGGTTTTTGGTACGGTCGATATACCATAGAAGGAATATTGTCGACTCAAGACCACTTCAAACCTCAACCCAACAGCGTGATCTTGAGTAGTGCTCCGAAATCTGGCACAACTTGGTTGAAGGCTCTGAGTTTTTCCATTATGACACGATCCCATTTTGATGAGTCTACAAACCCTTTACTCACCAAAATATCACATGATTTGGTACCCTTCATGGAGTACCAATTTCTTTCAAACTCACAAACTCTGGATCTCAATGTTCCACTTTCTGCTACACACATTTCCTACACTTCCTTACCAAAATCCATTATAAATTCTGGTTGTAAGATTGTTTACATATGCAGGGATCCAAAGGATGTATTTGTATCTCTATGGCACCATTCTCAAAAGTCAGTTACTAAGGCCAGGGAAGATCTTCATTTGGAGAATGCATTTATGTACTTTTGTGAAGGATTATCTTCTTCTGGACCATATTGGGACCATGTATTGGGGTATTGGAGAGCTAGTTTGGAATCACCGGAAAGGATATTATTTTTGAAGTATGAAGATTTGATGAATGATGCTGTATATTGGGTGAAGAAAATGGCTCAGTTCATGGGTTACCCTTTCTCCTTTGAGGAAGAAGATAAAGGTGCagtgcaaaaaataataaacctatGTAGTTTTGAGAACATGTCAAGTTTGGAGGTGAATAAAAGCGGGATCGCGGAAATTCAACTAAAAGAGATGGTGATTAGAAACAACATATTTTTTAGGAAAGGTAAAATTAGAGATTGGAAGAATCATCTTACAGTTGAAATGGCAATGCAACTTGATCAAATAACCAAGCAAAAGCTCAACGGTTCTGGGTTGACTTTGCATGCTGCATGAGCAAGCAGTTTACACTCCTTTCATAGCTTTCATGAAAGTAGTTGAGTAtgacaacaaaataaaatataggacAAAGCTTTTTTTTAGCACCTCCAACAGCATGAATTATCATCATTTTGGTGTAAGGACCTCTTGTAGGTTGCTTTAATAAGGTGAGGTTAATGTCATTAAGTGTTAATGTATTTCTAGTGTCTTTaattgttaggaaaattatAATTTGCCCACCTATGATTTGACCGAAATTTAAATTGTTTACCTGTGGTTTGAAAGTTGACAATTTATCCACTTGAAGTTAGCTTAATTAGAGTTCCGTAACTTACCTTTGTAAAAAATAAggttaatatataattttgctccacttttatgtctctctcttcctcaaaaaaaaaaaaaaaaaaaaaaaaaaaaaaaaaaaaaaaaaaaaacacacaagacaaaataagatcaaa encodes:
- the LOC115989309 gene encoding flavonol sulfotransferase-like, encoding MESLSSKMNQGQKSNEKEENMSETKSPNIYTEIMSTIPGRKGCWPADLYQYEGFWYGRYTIEGILSTQDHFKPQPNSVILSSAPKSGTTWLKALSFSIMTRSHFDESTNPLLTKISHDLVPFMEYQFLSNSQTLDLNVPLSATHISYTSLPKSIINSGCKIVYICRDPKDVFVSLWHHSQKSVTKAREDLHLENAFMYFCEGLSSSGPYWDHVLGYWRASLESPERILFLKYEDLMNDAVYWVKKMAQFMGYPFSFEEEDKGAVQKIINLCSFENMSSLEVNKSGIAEIQLKEMVIRNNIFFRKGKIRDWKNHLTVEMAMQLDQITKQKLNGSGLTLHAA